In the genome of Pirellulales bacterium, one region contains:
- a CDS encoding acetate/propionate family kinase: MPLKVQVAFMSPYVLTVNGGSSSVKVALFEVVAGSAATRKAAGAFKSQNSLDAAGGVLDWIKQQQANINDIAAIGHRIVHGGPKHLEHGLITAEMLAELKRVSPIDPDHLPGEIALIEALGKAFPQVPQVACFDTAFHRHLPAVAKTLPIPRKYEAQGVHRYGFHGLSYAYLMEALARQAGTEAVQGRIILAHLGAGASMAAVRDGKCIDTTMSFTPTAGLVMATRTGDLDPGMLVYLMRQEKMTADQIDHLVNRESGLLGVSGISSDMKELLAKRGENKFAAQAVDIFCYQARKWIGALAAALGGLDTLVFSGGIGENAVEVRAEICRGLGHLGVQLDAAQNAASAAVISANGSPTTVRVIPTDEESMIARIVLSLASCQ, encoded by the coding sequence TTGCCACTGAAAGTGCAGGTTGCTTTTATGTCCCCCTATGTGCTGACCGTGAACGGTGGTTCGTCGAGCGTGAAGGTCGCGCTATTTGAAGTCGTGGCTGGCAGCGCGGCAACACGCAAAGCGGCCGGGGCGTTCAAAAGTCAGAACTCGCTCGATGCGGCCGGCGGCGTGTTAGATTGGATCAAGCAACAACAAGCCAACATCAACGACATCGCTGCCATCGGCCACCGCATTGTGCATGGCGGGCCGAAGCATTTGGAACACGGCCTCATCACAGCGGAAATGTTGGCAGAGCTAAAGCGGGTTTCGCCGATTGATCCCGATCACTTGCCCGGCGAAATCGCACTGATCGAAGCGCTGGGCAAAGCGTTTCCGCAAGTCCCGCAAGTGGCGTGCTTCGACACGGCGTTTCATCGCCATCTGCCGGCCGTCGCCAAAACCTTGCCGATCCCGCGCAAGTACGAAGCGCAGGGAGTTCATCGCTACGGATTTCACGGCTTGTCGTATGCGTACTTGATGGAAGCGCTGGCGCGGCAGGCGGGCACAGAAGCGGTACAGGGGCGCATCATTCTTGCGCATTTGGGGGCCGGGGCCAGCATGGCGGCGGTGCGGGATGGAAAATGCATCGACACCACCATGAGTTTTACGCCCACGGCGGGCTTGGTGATGGCCACGCGCACGGGCGATCTGGATCCCGGCATGTTGGTGTATTTAATGCGGCAGGAAAAAATGACCGCCGATCAAATTGACCATCTGGTGAACCGTGAATCGGGCCTGTTGGGCGTGTCAGGAATCAGTTCGGATATGAAGGAATTGTTAGCAAAGCGGGGCGAAAACAAATTTGCCGCCCAGGCAGTTGACATCTTTTGTTATCAGGCGCGAAAATGGATCGGCGCGCTGGCCGCCGCCTTGGGCGGGTTGGACACCCTGGTATTCAGCGGCGGCATTGGCGAAAATGCGGTGGAAGTGCGTGCGGAAATTTGCCGCGGACTGGGCCACTTGGGCGTGCAGTTGGATGCGGCCCAAAACGCCGCCAGCGCAGCGGTCATTTCGGCAAACGGCAGTCCGACGACAGTGCGAGTCATCCCGACAGATGAGGAAAGCATGATAGCGCGAATTGTTTTGTCCCTTGCCAGTTGTCAGTAG
- a CDS encoding phosphoketolase family protein, with product MASSATVSQLRKTATENQAALSDDELRKLHAYWRAANYLSVGQIYLLDNPLLRQPLELKHVKPRLLGHWGTTPGLNFLYVHLNRLIKRDNLNMIYIMGPGHGGPAAVANAYLEGTYSEVYTDIGQDEAGIKRLFKQFSFPGGIPSHVAPETPGSIHEGGELGYALSHAYGAAFDNPDLIVACIVGDGEAETGALATGWHGNKFLNPARDGAVLPILHLNGYKIANPTVLARIPRDELTQLLRGYGYEPHFVVGHDPKLMHQTLAATLDKVIADIKQIQSAARKKGSNGRPKATTSDGWTDENGDSIADNGRPRWPMIVLRSPKGWTGPKEVDGKKTEDYWRSHQVPMSDMAHPGHVKILEDWLKSYRPEELFDASGKLNSELAELPPKGELRMSANPHANGGLLLHDLQLPDFRSYEVKTPSPGAVDAEATREMGKFLRDIMQQNLGNRNFRLFSPDENNSNRWQDAMDVTNRAWNAETFSYDDHLAPDGRVMEVLSEHQCQGWLEGYLLTGRHGFFSCYEAFIHIIDSMFNQHAKWLKVTRDIPWRRPIASLNYLLSSHVWRQDHNGFSHQDPGFIDHVVNKKAEVIRVYLPPDANCLLSVTDHCLRSRNYVNVVVAGKQPAPVWLTMDEAVKHCTAGLSIWKWASNDEGVEPDVVMACCGDVPTLETLAAVEMIRKHLPELKVRVINVVDLMRLQPASEHPHGLSDPEFDVLFTKDKPVIFAFHGYPWLIHRLTYKRANHDNLHVRGYKEEGTTTTPFDMCVRNDLDRLHLVEDVIDRLPQLGAKAAYAKQAIRDKLLDHKQYISQFGDDMPEIRDWRWGGQAAKSASGGSTGGDNV from the coding sequence ATGGCATCTTCCGCAACGGTTAGTCAGCTCCGCAAAACGGCGACGGAAAATCAGGCCGCCCTCTCGGACGACGAACTTCGCAAACTGCACGCCTACTGGCGGGCGGCGAATTATCTGTCGGTCGGGCAAATTTACTTGCTCGACAATCCGCTGCTCAGGCAGCCGCTGGAGCTGAAGCACGTCAAGCCGCGACTGCTCGGCCACTGGGGAACCACGCCGGGTTTGAATTTTTTGTATGTGCATTTGAACCGGCTGATTAAGCGCGACAACTTGAACATGATTTACATCATGGGGCCCGGTCATGGCGGCCCGGCGGCCGTGGCGAACGCCTATCTCGAGGGAACGTACAGCGAGGTGTACACCGACATCGGCCAGGACGAAGCCGGCATCAAGCGACTGTTCAAGCAGTTCTCGTTTCCCGGAGGAATTCCCAGCCACGTGGCGCCCGAGACGCCGGGTTCGATTCATGAAGGGGGCGAACTGGGTTACGCGCTGTCGCATGCTTATGGCGCGGCGTTCGATAATCCCGATTTAATCGTGGCCTGCATTGTCGGCGACGGCGAAGCGGAAACCGGTGCGCTGGCCACGGGCTGGCACGGCAATAAGTTTTTGAATCCGGCCCGCGACGGGGCCGTGCTGCCGATTTTGCATTTGAATGGTTACAAAATTGCCAATCCCACGGTGCTGGCGCGAATTCCGCGGGATGAACTGACGCAATTGCTCCGCGGCTACGGTTACGAGCCGCACTTTGTCGTCGGGCACGACCCTAAGCTGATGCATCAAACACTGGCGGCCACACTGGACAAAGTTATCGCTGACATCAAGCAAATTCAAAGCGCGGCGCGGAAGAAAGGTTCTAACGGTCGGCCAAAAGCAACGACCAGCGACGGCTGGACCGATGAGAACGGAGATTCCATTGCCGACAACGGCCGTCCGCGCTGGCCGATGATTGTGCTCCGCTCGCCCAAGGGCTGGACCGGGCCGAAAGAAGTCGACGGCAAAAAGACGGAAGATTACTGGCGTTCGCACCAGGTGCCGATGAGCGATATGGCCCATCCCGGGCATGTCAAAATTCTGGAAGATTGGCTGAAAAGCTATCGGCCCGAGGAATTGTTCGACGCTTCGGGAAAATTGAATTCCGAATTGGCCGAACTGCCGCCCAAAGGCGAACTTCGCATGAGCGCCAACCCGCACGCCAACGGCGGTTTATTATTGCACGATTTGCAGCTGCCCGATTTCCGCAGCTACGAAGTAAAAACGCCATCGCCGGGAGCCGTCGATGCCGAAGCGACGCGCGAGATGGGCAAATTCTTGCGCGATATCATGCAACAGAATCTCGGCAACCGTAACTTTCGGTTATTCAGTCCAGACGAAAATAATTCCAATCGCTGGCAGGACGCGATGGACGTGACCAACCGCGCGTGGAATGCAGAAACATTTTCCTACGACGACCACTTAGCGCCCGATGGCCGGGTCATGGAAGTGCTTAGTGAGCATCAATGCCAAGGCTGGCTGGAGGGTTATTTGCTGACCGGCCGGCATGGATTTTTTTCCTGCTACGAGGCGTTCATTCACATCATCGATTCGATGTTCAACCAGCACGCCAAGTGGCTGAAGGTGACGCGCGATATTCCGTGGCGGCGGCCGATTGCGTCGCTCAACTATTTGCTCAGCTCCCACGTGTGGCGGCAAGATCATAACGGCTTTTCGCATCAAGACCCGGGCTTTATAGACCACGTGGTCAATAAAAAGGCGGAAGTGATTCGCGTGTATTTGCCGCCGGACGCCAATTGCTTGTTGAGCGTGACCGATCATTGCCTGCGCAGCCGCAACTACGTGAATGTGGTCGTGGCGGGCAAGCAGCCGGCGCCGGTTTGGCTGACGATGGACGAGGCGGTGAAACATTGCACGGCGGGCTTAAGCATTTGGAAATGGGCTTCCAACGACGAAGGCGTTGAGCCTGACGTGGTGATGGCGTGCTGCGGCGACGTGCCCACGCTGGAAACGCTGGCCGCGGTGGAAATGATCCGGAAGCACTTACCGGAATTGAAAGTGCGGGTGATTAACGTAGTCGATTTGATGCGACTGCAGCCGGCCAGCGAACATCCGCATGGCCTTTCGGACCCGGAGTTCGATGTGCTGTTTACCAAAGATAAACCGGTGATCTTTGCGTTCCACGGCTATCCTTGGCTCATTCATCGGCTGACGTACAAGCGGGCCAATCACGACAACCTGCACGTGCGCGGCTACAAGGAGGAAGGGACCACCACCACGCCGTTCGACATGTGCGTGCGGAACGATTTGGATCGGCTGCATTTGGTGGAAGACGTGATCGACCGCCTGCCGCAGTTGGGCGCGAAAGCCGCTTACGCCAAGCAAGCCATCCGCGACAAGCTGCTGGATCACAAGCAATATATCAGCCAATTTGGCGACGACATGCCGGAAATCCGCGACTGGCGGTGGGGCGGACAGGCTGCAAAAAGTGCCAGCGGAGGTTCGACCGGGGGAGATAACGTCTAA
- a CDS encoding secondary thiamine-phosphate synthase enzyme YjbQ — protein sequence MSWIQRNILLPPQRRGFHLITHQIVEALPELGTVRIGLLHVYLQHTSASLTISENADPDVPADLETSFNALAPEDFPHRHTVEGPDDMPAHVKAALLGSSVSVPVQNGQLCLGKWQGIYLCEHRNRGGRRQMVLTLHGEMKE from the coding sequence ATGTCCTGGATTCAGCGGAACATTTTGTTGCCGCCGCAACGTCGCGGATTTCATTTGATCACCCATCAAATTGTGGAAGCGCTGCCGGAATTGGGCACCGTGCGAATTGGCTTACTGCACGTTTATTTGCAGCACACCAGCGCCTCGCTCACGATCAGCGAAAATGCAGACCCCGACGTTCCGGCCGATTTGGAGACGTCGTTCAATGCGCTAGCGCCCGAAGATTTTCCGCATCGACACACGGTGGAAGGGCCCGACGATATGCCGGCCCACGTGAAAGCGGCGCTGCTGGGCAGTTCGGTCAGCGTGCCCGTCCAAAATGGGCAACTGTGCCTGGGCAAGTGGCAGGGAATTTACTTGTGCGAACACCGCAACCGGGGCGGCCGGAGGCAAATGGTGCTCACGCTGCACGGGGAAATGAAAGAGTAG
- a CDS encoding DNA polymerase III subunit delta': protein MPWLKLEGHDDVVARFRNALAQGRLASTFLFVGPEGIGKRSFALRLAQSLLCETRDEKLLDPCGQCPACVQVLAGTHPDFLFVARPPGKSFIPLGLLKGDEPDYPISHSLLFNLALRPFRGRRKVAVIDDADYLNLEGANCLLKTLEEPPPHSVLILIGASADRQLPTIRSRAQIVRFRPLAEPLVAKLLMEQHLLSDSAQAEHLAAFSGGSLSRAVELSDPQLWTFRGALLSNLAQSPLHSITMAQTLLKFVDEAGKEAPPRRARLRLAIGFVAEFFRQLVRGLTGLAIEGDVELTAAVSRAVQSAAWDIETAAEAAQRSLEALTHVDRNANQHTLVEAWLDDLLLLSRHDRDSTAQNAISARP from the coding sequence ATGCCCTGGCTCAAACTCGAAGGTCACGACGACGTTGTCGCCCGGTTTCGCAATGCCCTGGCGCAAGGCCGGTTGGCCAGCACATTTTTGTTTGTCGGCCCGGAGGGAATCGGCAAGCGATCTTTCGCGCTGCGGCTGGCACAGTCGCTGCTGTGCGAAACGCGCGACGAAAAGTTGCTCGATCCCTGCGGCCAATGCCCCGCTTGCGTCCAAGTTCTGGCCGGCACGCATCCCGATTTCCTGTTCGTCGCTCGACCGCCGGGAAAAAGCTTCATTCCGCTGGGCTTGCTCAAGGGAGACGAGCCCGATTACCCCATCTCCCATTCGTTGTTATTCAATTTGGCGTTGCGCCCCTTTCGCGGGCGGCGGAAAGTGGCTGTGATTGACGATGCCGATTACCTGAACCTGGAAGGGGCCAACTGTCTGCTGAAAACGCTGGAAGAACCGCCGCCGCACAGTGTCCTGATTTTGATCGGCGCCAGTGCCGACAGGCAATTGCCGACCATCCGCTCCCGCGCGCAAATTGTCCGCTTTCGACCGTTGGCCGAACCGCTCGTGGCCAAACTTCTGATGGAGCAACATTTGCTGTCCGACTCCGCCCAGGCAGAACACTTGGCGGCGTTCAGCGGCGGCAGCCTGTCTCGCGCCGTCGAATTGTCCGACCCGCAACTGTGGACTTTTCGCGGTGCCTTGCTTTCCAACTTAGCCCAGTCCCCTTTGCACAGCATTACAATGGCGCAAACGTTGCTGAAATTTGTCGACGAGGCCGGGAAAGAAGCCCCGCCGCGCCGGGCCCGTTTGCGATTGGCTATCGGCTTTGTCGCCGAGTTTTTCCGGCAGCTTGTCCGCGGCCTCACCGGGTTAGCGATCGAAGGCGATGTGGAACTGACCGCCGCGGTTAGTCGCGCCGTCCAATCGGCCGCCTGGGATATCGAAACGGCGGCCGAAGCAGCCCAGCGCTCGCTCGAAGCGCTCACACATGTCGACCGGAACGCCAATCAGCACACCTTGGTCGAAGCCTGGTTGGACGATTTGCTGTTACTCAGCCGACACGATAGAGACAGCACGGCGCAGAATGCAATCAGCGCTCGCCCCTAA